A genomic region of Raphanus sativus cultivar WK10039 chromosome 6, ASM80110v3, whole genome shotgun sequence contains the following coding sequences:
- the LOC108807041 gene encoding TORTIFOLIA1-like protein 5: MPSVQMRSSPSVSPPRTVTDLKQRVIACLNRLSDRDTQSLAAAELDSIALNLSPESFSLFINCLQTTDSSAKTPVRKHCVSLVSVLSRSHGDSLAPHLPKLVSTVLRRLRDPDTSVRAACATASVDMTTNITEPPFSVLAGPMIETLIHDCDTNAQIGAAVCLAAAVDAAGDPDVEQLQKALPKIGKLLKSEGFKAKPELLGAIGSVIGAVGGRNSDRAVMDWLLPNVLEFLSSEDWHARKAAAEVMARVATAEVELAPLYKKACLCVLESRRFDKVKLVRETMNHTLSLWKHLGEDDSPESSSSRKRSKDKNTNIATSSKLNDVEDESKEKRPLGTRRALFPAKPKLSKDKENVTIKPQLVAVVQSSDGEESSSSSQRNNAEEELSLIRNQITRIEKQQSGLLDLFQRFMESSQNEMQSLGRRVRCLETSFSVLSTDLLVSRNITQNGNHKRNAHLQN, from the coding sequence ATGCCTTCCGTTCAAATGCGTTCCTCTCCCTCTGTTTCCCCGCCTAGAACGGTTACTGATCTCAAGCAGCGAGTCATCGCCTGTCTCAACCGTCTCTCCGATCGCGACACTCAATCTCTAGCCGCCGCTGAGCTCGACTCGATCGCTCTCAACCTCTCACCAGAGTCTTTCTCCCTCTTTATAAACTGTCTCCAAACCACAGACTCTTCCGCCAAAACTCCCGTCAGGAAACACTGCGTCTCCCTCGTCTCCGTCCTCTCTCGTTCCCATGGAGACTCCCTCGCTCCTCACCTCCCCAAGCTGGTCTCCACCGTCCTCCGCCGCCTCCGAGATCCTGATACCTCCGTCCGCGCCGCCTGCGCAACCGCTTCCGTCGATATGACCACCAACATCACCGAACCGCCTTTCTCCGTCCTCGCCGGACCGATGATCGAAACGTTGATCCACGACTGCGATACCAACGCGCAGATAGGAGCCGCCGTGTGCCTGGCGGCGGCTGTTGACGCGGCCGGTGATCCTGACGTTGAGCAGTTGCAGAAAGCGCTTCCGAAGATCGGGAAGCTTCTTAAGTCGGAAGGTTTCAAGGCGAAACCTGAGCTTCTAGGAGCCATTGGGAGCGTGATCGGCGCCGTTGGAGGTAGAAACAGCGACAGGGCCGTGATGGATTGGCTTTTACCTAACGTGTTGGAGTTTCTAAGCAGCGAGGATTGGCATGCGAGGAAAGCTGCTGCGGAGGTTATGGCTAGAGTAGCTACTGCTGAAGTAGAGTTAGCTCCTTTGTATAAGAAGGCATGTCTTTGTGTTCTCGAGAGCAGAAGGTTTGATAAGGTTAAGCTTGTAAGGGAGACGATGAACCATACGTTGAGTTTATGGAAGCACCTTGGAGAAGATGATTCTCCAGAGTCATCTTCTTCGAGAAAAAGAAGCAAAGATAAGAATACAAACATAGCAACAAGCTCAAAGTTAAATGATGTTGAAGATGAGTCGAAAGAGAAGCGGCCATTGGGGACTAGAAGAGCTCTGTTTCCTGCAAAGCCAAAGCTGTCTAAGGACAAAGAGAATGTAACTATCAAGCCACAACTTGTTGCTGTTGTTCAGAGTAGTGATGGAGAAGAGAGTAGTAGTTCGTCTCAGAGAAATAATGCAGAAGAAGAGTTGTCTCTGATAAGAAACCAGATCACTCGGATCGAAAAGCAACAGTCTGGTCTGTTAGATCTGTTTCAGCGATTCATGGAGAGCTCGCAGAACGAAATGCAGTCTCTGGGGAGACGAGTGCGTTGTCTAGAGACATCATTCAGTGTACTCTCCACTGATTTGTTAGTGTCTCGCAACATAACACAAAATGGCAACCACAAACGCAACGCCCATCTACAGAACTGA
- the LOC108807800 gene encoding uncharacterized protein LOC108807800: protein MEAELPKRVYAEGMEPQVKKINNCCRMQLIRDLKKAMSAEYDDVKKDPLFTHIMAIAENKLQFSGKLVDSFLCRQLITSKKHEKWFVFGRTPLRFSLQEYHAVTGLKISREDSTGVVTFKPDGGFWSELVRRGGKISLQSIKKEHLQQVNTWTRVDRIRLIYLCVIMGVVMGRNEKVNIPHMYIKLVMDLDKLRKFHWGLHSYDFLLSSIEKARKRLGKKGSYIFEGFSYAIQIWLMEAIPDFGEICGKRVSDSFRGPMCGNWKGVAKVSYHDVTKLEDSFTDKSVLFSVISVSGNDVLLDQIYRRKGEMEDERVDLILERIRTKFDWSNTDWEVIEAEDTVMEEAVTDDIDAEAANMGEDTAVVADEETSSVEVTGKGKRKKFH from the exons ATGGAGGCAGAGCTACCTAAGCGAGTGTATGCAGAGGGCATGGAACCTCAGGTGAAGAAGATCAACAATTGCTGCCGCATGCAACTCATCAGGGATCTGAAGAAAGCTATGTCTGCGGAGTATGATGATGTGAAGAAAGATCCTCTTTTCACACACATCATGGCTATTGCGGAAAATAAGCTTCAGTTCTCGGGGAAACTGGTGGATAGCTTCTTATGCAGGCAGCTGATTACCTCAAAGAAGCATGAGAAGTGGTTTGTATTTGGGAGGACGCCTCTCCGGTTTTCGCTTCAGGAGTACCACGCTGTGACAGGCCTAAAGATTTCTCGGGAAGATAGCACAGGCGTAGTTACTTTTAAACCCGACGGGGGGTTTTGGAGTGAGCTAGTAAGGAGAGGTGGTAAGATAAGCTTGCAGTCGATCAAGAAGGAACATCTTCAACAAGTGAACACCTGGACCCGAGTTGATAGGATCCGTTTGATCTACTTGTGCGTGATCATGGGAGTGGTGATGGGGCGTAATGAGAAGGTGAACATCCCTCATATGTATATTAAGTTGGTGATGGATCTTGACAAGCTTCGGAAGTTCCATTGGGGTCTTCACTCCTATGACTTTCTGCTCAGTTCCATTGAGAAGGCTAGGAAGAGGTTGGGTAAGAAGGGCAGCTACATTTTCGAGGGTTTCTCATATGCTATCCAGATTTGGCTTATGGAAGCAATTCCGGATTTTGGAGAAATATGTGGCAAGAGAGTCTCAGACAGCTTCAGAGGTCCAATGTGTGGCAATTGGAAAGGAGTTGCAAAAGTTTCTTATCATGACGTCACAAAACTTGAAGACTCTTTTACTGACAAG AGTGTCTTGTTCTCCGTCATCTCAGTGAGTGGTAATGATGTCTTGCTCGATCAAATCTACAGAAGGAAGGGTGAGATGGAAGATGAACGAGTCGACCTTATCCTGGAGAGGATAAGGACAAAGTTTGATTGGAGCAACACAGACTGGGAAGTTATAGAAGCTGAAGACACTGTAATGGAGGAAGCTGTGACGGATGATATTGATGCAGAAGCTGCTAATATGGGCGAGGATACTGCAGTTGTAGCAGACGAGGAGACCTCTTCGGTTGAGGTTACAGGAAAAGGCAAGAGAAAG AAGTTTCATTGA